Proteins encoded together in one Candidatus Sysuiplasma jiujiangense window:
- a CDS encoding PIN domain-containing protein, whose amino-acid sequence MTVLFDSSVWIEYWKGGGYADAAAQYIEGHERALPSTINVAEVHYWIAGTYGEEEANERVASIERRCHLLPVSKEIAIDKSRLKQK is encoded by the coding sequence GTGACCGTTCTCTTTGACAGTTCAGTCTGGATTGAATACTGGAAGGGCGGCGGATATGCCGATGCGGCAGCCCAGTATATTGAAGGACATGAAAGAGCACTTCCGTCAACAATCAATGTGGCTGAGGTTCACTATTGGATAGCAGGAACATATGGTGAAGAAGAGGCAAATGAGAGAGTCGCTTCAATTGAGAGAAGATGCCATTTGCTTCCGGTGTCAAAGGAAATTGCGATTGACAAATCCCGACTTAAACAGAAATAG